From one Humulus lupulus chromosome 8, drHumLupu1.1, whole genome shotgun sequence genomic stretch:
- the LOC133793833 gene encoding phragmoplastin DRP1B, translating to MENLISLVNKIQRACTALGDHGEESALPTLWDALPSIAVVGGQSSGKSSVLESVVGKDFLPRGSGIVTRRPLVLQLHRIDDGREYAEFMHLPRKKFTDFAAVRKEIGDETDRETGRSTKQISSVPIHLSIYSPNVVNLTLIDLPGLTKVAVEGQPESIVQDIENMVRSFIEKPNCIILAISPANQDLATSDAIKISREVDPKGERTFGVLTKIDLMDKGTNAVDILEGKSYKLQFPWIGVVNRSQADINKSVDMMAARRREREYFSNTTEYRHLAHRMGSEHLAKMLSKHLETVIKSRIPGLQSLISKTITELEGEMSRLGRPIATDAGGKLYMVMEICRTFDQIFKEHLDGVRPGGEKIFGVFDNQFPAALKRLQFDRHLSIDNVRKIITEADGYQPHLIAPEQGYRRLVESSLVCIRGPAEAAVDMVHNILKDLVHKSLGETMELRQYPTLRVEVGNAAIESLERMREESKKATLLLVDMECGYLTVEFFRKLPQDIEKGGNPTHSIFDRYSEAYLRGVGRVVLSYVNNVCASLRNSIPKSVVYCQVREAKRSLLDYFFAELGRKETRQLASLLDEDPAVMKRRTSLAKKLELYRSAQAEIDAVAWSK from the exons ATGGAGAACCTAATCTCATTGGTGAACAAGATACAGAGGGCGTGCACCGCCCTTGGCGATCACGGCGAAGAAAGCGCCTTACCGACTCTCTGGGACGCGTTGCCGTCAATTGCTGTCGTCGGCGGCCAG AGCTCTGGAAAATCTTCGGTTTTGGAGAGTGTCGTGGGGAAGGACTTTTTGCCTCGTGGATCAG GGATTGTTACTCGGCGCCCTCTTGTGTTGCAGCTTCACAGGATTGATGATGGAAGAGAATATGCGGAGTTTATGCACCTCCCCAGGAAAAAGTTCACTGATTTTG CTGCTGTGAGAAAGGAGATCGGTGATGAGACTGATCGCGAGACAGGTCGCAGCACCAAACAAATTTCTAGTGTTCCAATCCATCTCAGTATCTACTCTCCCAATG TTGTGAACTTGACTCTTATTGATCTTCCTGGACTTACAAAAGTAGCTGTTG AGGGTCAACCAGAGAGCATTGTGCAGGACATCGAGAATATGGTTCGATCTTTCATTGAAAAG CCAAATTGTATTATTCTAGCAATTTCCCCTGCCAATCAGGATCTTGCCACTTCTGATGCAATTAAGATCTCTCGCGAAGTAGATCCTAAAG GGGAGAGGACATTTGGAGTTTTGACGAAAATTGATCTTATGGACAAGGGTACTAATGCAGTTGAT ATCTTGGAGGGAAAATCTTATAAGCTtcagtttccttggattggtgtTGTGAATCGCTCCCAAGCTGATATCAACAAAAGTGTTGATATGATGGCTGCTCGACGTAGGGAGCGTGAGTACTTTTCGAATACCACAGAGTACAGGCATCTTGCTCATCGTATGGGTTCTGAGCACTTAGCAAAGATGCTTTCCAAG CATTTGGAAACTGTGATCAAGTCCAGAATCCCAGGCCTTCAGTCTCTTATAAGCAAGACTATTACGGAGCTGGAGGgagaaatgagccgacttggaaGGCCCATTGCTACTGATGCCGGT GGAAAATTATACATGGTTATGGAAATCTGTCGTACCTTCGATCAGATATTCAAAGAACATCTCGATGGCGT GCGACCTGGGGGTGAAAAAATCTTCGGTGTGTTCGACAATCAATTTCCAGCTGCTTTGAAGAGGTTGCAGTTCGATAGGCATTTGTCAATAGATAATGTTCGCAAGATAATTACTGAAGCAGATGGATATCAACCACATTTAATTGCTCCTGAACAAGGATACCGACGACTCGTTGAATCCTCCTTAGTATGCATCAGGGGTCCCGCTGAGGCAGCGGTGGATATG GTACACAACATACTTAAGGATCTGGTTCACAAGTCTCTCGGTGAGACCATG GAACTAAGGCAGTATCCCACATTAAGAGTTGAAGTTGGAAATGCAGCAATTGAATCGCTTGAGAGAATGAGAGAAGAGAGCAAGAAAGCAACACTTCTGTTGGTCGATATGGAGTGTGGTTACCTAACCGTTGAGTTCTTTCGTAAGCTTCCTCAAGATATTGAAAAGGGTGGAAACCCCACACACTCAATTTTTGATAGATACAGCGAGGCATATCTCCGAGGGGTTG GAAGAGTAGTTTTATCCTACGTCAACAATGTTTGTGCAAGTCTAAGGAATTCCATACCAAAGTCCGTTGTCTATTGCCAAGTACGGGAGGCCAAACGTAGTTTACTTGACTATTTTTTTGCCGAGTTGGGTAGAAAGGAG ACAAGGCAATTGGCTTCTTTATTGGATGAGGATCCAGCTGTCATGAAGCGTCGTACCTCCCTCGCAAAGAAGCTGGAGTTATACAGAAGTGCTCAAGCAGAGATTGATGCAGTTGCTTGGTCCAAGTGA